The Prevotella sp. E9-3 genome has a window encoding:
- a CDS encoding MlaD family protein: MKFWTNEVKIASVAVVAIVLLFFGLQYLKGLNLFSTNDRYYVHFTDVTGMTPSSAIYAYGYKVGVVESINYDYDDPKNIVAVIAIDQKLVLPKGTKAEISSDLLGNVRLDLILGPNPLEQLALGDTIEGGKQSGAMSKAADMLPQVEKMLPKLDSILTSINKLLADPALANTLHNVDGLTANLNSTSQDLQQLTASLNRQMPQMLGNVNGILENTEELTKKLNDIDVAATMSKVEQTLTNVQQMTEALNSKKGTLGLLMHDTGLYDNLNSTMENADKLIIDLKEHPKRYVHFSLFGRKNN; the protein is encoded by the coding sequence ATGAAATTTTGGACTAACGAAGTGAAGATAGCCAGTGTGGCAGTAGTAGCCATCGTGTTGTTGTTTTTCGGACTTCAGTATCTTAAAGGACTGAATCTGTTTTCAACGAACGACCGCTATTATGTGCATTTCACAGATGTGACTGGTATGACACCATCGAGTGCCATCTATGCCTACGGATATAAGGTGGGTGTAGTGGAAAGTATCAATTATGACTATGATGACCCTAAGAATATTGTGGCGGTTATAGCCATTGACCAGAAACTGGTGCTGCCTAAGGGAACTAAGGCCGAGATAAGCAGCGACTTGTTGGGTAATGTTCGCCTGGATTTGATACTTGGCCCCAATCCATTAGAACAACTTGCCTTGGGTGATACCATAGAAGGCGGAAAGCAGTCGGGGGCAATGAGCAAAGCTGCCGACATGTTGCCACAAGTTGAGAAAATGCTTCCAAAACTGGACAGCATTCTTACAAGTATCAACAAACTTTTAGCTGATCCTGCATTGGCGAATACCTTGCACAATGTCGATGGACTGACTGCTAATCTGAATAGCACATCACAGGATCTTCAACAACTTACAGCCTCGCTGAACCGACAGATGCCGCAAATGTTGGGCAATGTGAATGGTATATTGGAAAATACAGAAGAACTGACCAAGAAATTGAATGATATCGATGTAGCCGCTACAATGAGTAAAGTGGAGCAGACATTGACCAATGTGCAGCAGATGACCGAAGCACTGAACAGTAAGAAAGGTACCTTGGGACTGCTGATGCATGATACAGGACTGTATGATAATCTGAACTCAACAATGGAGAATGCGGATAAACTGATTATTGACCTGAAAGAGCATCCAAAGCGTTACGTTCATTTTTCATTGTTTGGTAGAAAAAATAATTAA
- the folB gene encoding dihydroneopterin aldolase: MKSSIFINGLRVYAFHGVLPQEKQVGGWFNVSLRVHYNITRAMASDDVNDTLSYAELCEMVKQEMAQPSNLLEHIAGRIARKVLDSFPQIESLDLTVTKENPPMGANCNGAGVELHCDTSDIIYLINDKTKE; this comes from the coding sequence GTGAAGTCGAGTATATTCATAAACGGTCTGCGGGTGTATGCCTTTCATGGGGTGTTACCCCAGGAGAAACAAGTGGGAGGATGGTTTAATGTCTCTTTACGTGTACATTATAATATAACGCGCGCGATGGCAAGCGATGATGTAAACGACACCCTGAGTTATGCTGAACTGTGTGAAATGGTGAAGCAGGAAATGGCACAGCCATCGAATCTCCTTGAACATATAGCAGGAAGAATTGCCCGGAAGGTACTTGACAGCTTTCCTCAAATAGAAAGTTTGGACTTGACGGTGACCAAGGAAAATCCTCCTATGGGAGCTAACTGTAATGGTGCAGGAGTGGAACTGCATTGTGATACCAGTGATATCATATATTTAATAAATGATAAAACTAAAGAATGA
- a CDS encoding HAMP domain-containing sensor histidine kinase: MNLRPYKYFFLLLSLCLSFEVKAEVVPDDDPEYLELHLDMGNAFESGDSLRFFKAVNRLEDYLLAHGDMHKYYTQRCNEVVFMLNQEYVFEAYFLSLKLSRELSEQKLDREIFMAFNMLGHVYSYCGHLEMSRKCYQEALERAEQEGYLESIPTICMNLAHEEFPANPQKAMEWLDKAASMTTSPQRLTSIAALRAVYAFRLGDIKAFQEGYRDYKKSEAEGVTAVFGYELEIYNHLLRGNIDKALTMIDQRGGRADQAEMKAFVYEYVGKWKEVAEMRKEQMAAKDSLDAIILSNSMQGIQNELDLYEAKRETSHQRIITLVTVMLGLLAIILLLSLLAIARRHQVKELRIARDMALESDRMKSAFISNISHEIRTPLNIVNGFAQVLTDSDYNLNAVERHHLASQMQENTQLIVSLVDELLDLSILDSTRQYELTDRVVCTDLAHKLVRQHYNHTNKGVELVMKSEVADDVVLFTNLMLLTKVLNALLSNAIKYTDEGEIRLIVKKKNESIQFVVEDTGCGISDEDAERVFVRFEKLDSFKIGLGLGLSLARAMTLRLHGDLILDTSYKNGARFVVTLPHIAML, translated from the coding sequence ATGAATCTTAGGCCCTATAAATATTTCTTTTTGCTTCTTTCCCTTTGCCTGTCTTTCGAGGTAAAAGCTGAAGTAGTTCCGGATGATGATCCTGAATACTTGGAGTTGCACCTTGATATGGGAAATGCTTTTGAATCAGGTGACAGCCTGCGCTTTTTTAAGGCCGTAAATCGTTTAGAGGACTATTTGCTGGCTCATGGTGATATGCATAAATACTATACCCAGCGATGCAATGAGGTAGTATTCATGTTGAATCAAGAATATGTTTTTGAGGCCTATTTCCTTTCTCTTAAACTTTCCCGGGAATTGAGCGAACAGAAGCTGGATCGTGAGATATTCATGGCTTTCAATATGTTAGGCCATGTATATAGCTATTGCGGTCATCTTGAAATGTCGCGTAAGTGTTATCAGGAAGCTTTGGAACGTGCTGAACAAGAAGGCTATCTGGAAAGTATTCCTACTATTTGCATGAACCTGGCTCACGAAGAATTTCCCGCTAATCCCCAAAAGGCAATGGAGTGGCTGGATAAAGCCGCTTCGATGACCACGTCTCCGCAACGTCTGACAAGTATTGCAGCTTTGCGTGCTGTTTATGCTTTCCGTCTGGGCGATATTAAAGCCTTCCAGGAAGGTTATCGTGATTACAAAAAAAGCGAAGCTGAGGGTGTAACTGCCGTGTTTGGATATGAGCTGGAGATTTACAACCATCTGTTGCGTGGTAATATAGACAAGGCATTGACGATGATTGACCAGCGTGGTGGACGTGCCGATCAAGCCGAGATGAAAGCTTTTGTCTATGAGTATGTAGGCAAGTGGAAAGAAGTTGCCGAGATGCGAAAGGAGCAGATGGCAGCCAAAGACTCTCTGGATGCTATTATCCTGAGCAACAGTATGCAAGGTATTCAAAACGAGCTGGATCTCTATGAAGCAAAGCGTGAGACATCGCATCAGCGCATCATCACCCTTGTTACAGTGATGCTGGGTTTGTTGGCAATTATTCTGTTGCTTTCTTTGCTGGCCATTGCCCGTCGTCATCAGGTGAAGGAATTGCGTATAGCACGTGATATGGCTTTGGAAAGCGACCGTATGAAGTCGGCCTTTATCAGCAATATCAGTCACGAAATTCGTACTCCGCTGAATATTGTGAATGGTTTTGCTCAAGTACTTACCGATTCCGACTATAATCTGAATGCTGTAGAGCGTCACCATCTGGCTTCTCAGATGCAGGAAAATACCCAGTTGATTGTTTCGTTGGTCGATGAATTGCTCGATTTGTCAATTCTTGATTCCACACGTCAATACGAGCTGACCGATAGAGTGGTATGTACAGACTTGGCTCACAAGTTAGTGAGGCAGCACTATAATCATACCAACAAAGGAGTAGAACTTGTGATGAAGAGTGAGGTGGCCGACGATGTTGTGCTGTTCACCAATCTTATGTTGTTGACTAAGGTGCTGAATGCTCTTCTCAGCAATGCAATTAAATATACTGACGAGGGTGAGATTCGTTTGATTGTTAAGAAAAAGAACGAGTCTATTCAGTTCGTGGTAGAAGATACCGGTTGTGGTATCTCTGATGAAGATGCTGAGCGTGTGTTCGTTCGTTTTGAAAAATTAGACAGTTTCAAGATTGGTCTTGGCTTAGGACTTTCTTTAGCACGTGCTATGACCCTTCGTCTGCATGGTGACCTGATACTGGATACCAGTTATAAGAATGGAGCTCGTTTCGTGGTAACTCTTCCACATATTGCAATGCTATGA
- the dnaA gene encoding chromosomal replication initiator protein DnaA, whose amino-acid sequence MKQDHKALWNNCLKLIEKNVSAQIFKTWFEPIVFENFDEGTKTVLVQVPSPYVYEYLEQHFVQLMGWAMGVSFGANVRLTYRLVTDKEHNIVQEVEGERPADFEVQPTTRANKAPTVLDAAQPQPINSQLDPRKTFDSYIEGASNKLPRTVGLSIAEHPGKSTFNPFFIFGPSGCGKTHLINAIGVQTKKMYPKKRVLYVSAHLFQVQFVDAKLQNTINDFINFYQSLDVLIVDDVQEWATSEKTVATFFYIFDHLFRLGKQIILASDRPPVDLNWLKDRMLTRFSCGLIAELEKPNTQLRVDILQSKCRRDGLKIPTEVIQYIAETANGSVRDLEGVVNSLMAYSIVYNSNIDMRLAERVIKRAVKVDDHPLTIDDILDTVCQHFNVSQQNVFSKSRKREYVQARQVSMYLAQKFTKMPTSRIGQLIGGRDHSTVLHSCSAVEQRLKVDKAFNDELSSIETSFRLKN is encoded by the coding sequence ATGAAACAAGATCACAAGGCGCTTTGGAACAACTGCCTCAAATTAATTGAGAAGAATGTTTCTGCGCAAATTTTCAAAACATGGTTCGAGCCCATCGTCTTCGAGAATTTCGATGAGGGCACGAAAACTGTGTTGGTGCAAGTTCCCAGTCCTTACGTTTATGAATATCTGGAACAACATTTTGTACAACTGATGGGATGGGCTATGGGCGTAAGTTTTGGCGCTAACGTTCGTTTAACCTATCGTTTGGTGACAGATAAGGAGCACAACATCGTTCAAGAAGTAGAAGGTGAACGTCCTGCTGATTTTGAAGTTCAGCCTACTACTCGTGCAAATAAAGCGCCTACAGTGCTGGATGCTGCTCAGCCACAGCCTATTAACTCACAGTTGGATCCCCGAAAAACTTTCGATAGTTATATAGAAGGTGCTTCAAATAAACTTCCTCGTACAGTAGGTCTGTCTATTGCTGAGCATCCCGGAAAGTCAACTTTCAATCCATTCTTTATTTTTGGACCTTCAGGATGTGGTAAGACACACCTTATCAATGCAATAGGTGTGCAGACCAAGAAAATGTATCCGAAAAAACGTGTTCTATACGTTTCGGCTCATTTGTTCCAGGTTCAGTTTGTGGATGCTAAGTTGCAGAATACAATCAATGACTTTATCAATTTCTATCAGAGTCTCGATGTACTGATTGTTGACGATGTGCAGGAGTGGGCCACTTCTGAGAAAACAGTGGCTACTTTCTTCTATATCTTCGACCATTTATTCCGTTTGGGTAAGCAGATCATTTTGGCAAGTGATCGTCCTCCTGTTGATTTGAATTGGTTGAAAGACCGTATGCTGACACGTTTCTCATGTGGCTTGATTGCTGAACTTGAGAAACCTAATACACAGTTGCGTGTGGATATTCTTCAGTCGAAATGTCGTCGTGATGGCTTGAAGATTCCTACCGAGGTGATTCAGTACATTGCTGAGACAGCCAATGGTAGCGTGCGCGACTTGGAAGGAGTTGTGAATTCTTTGATGGCCTACAGTATCGTATATAATTCCAATATTGATATGCGTTTGGCCGAGCGTGTGATAAAGCGTGCAGTAAAGGTTGACGACCATCCTTTGACAATTGATGATATTCTTGATACTGTTTGTCAGCATTTTAATGTCTCTCAGCAGAACGTATTCAGCAAGAGTCGTAAGCGTGAATACGTACAGGCACGTCAGGTTTCGATGTATCTTGCTCAGAAATTTACAAAAATGCCCACTTCCCGAATTGGCCAGTTGATAGGTGGGCGTGATCATTCTACTGTTCTTCACAGTTGTTCTGCTGTTGAGCAGCGATTGAAAGTCGATAAGGCTTTTAATGATGAATTGTCGAGCATAGAAACATCTTTTCGGTTGAAAAACTAA
- a CDS encoding autotransporter-associated beta strand repeat-containing protein, whose amino-acid sequence MMKRLLMMSFVGLFMFSTAQAQRVADKLSRGLVAIPQGDKTGQDSRYGTTGTGNFVSWRKLATDYYDTKYNLYRNGTKVNSAPLSVTNYQDNSGNASSKYKVVPVVKGQEVSLQASVEVTPWPHQYWDIPVKEVVGRDGNVSSGYTLNDCSVADVDGDGQMEFVVKRRNDTGSLNTTANTTHFNLHECYKMDGTRLWWIDMGPNLMAGPDEQFDLILYDWDGDGKAEALMRGADNMIIHTKSGKAINIGNMNYFAPRDEYTREGNEYLLYINGETGEPYGWDGSDNWTPQAYPLPRYEQGESDYTTVWGKNDTGHRATKHYFGAPYLDGRKPSIFLGRGCYSRHKFCALDVDPATHQLTQRWRWNCYDGSSPWFGNGFHNFAIADVDLDGRDEIVFGSMMIDDTGYGLSTTGFGHGDAQHCGDLDPYRWGMEQFVCLESAYVPGIAYIDATTSTLRFSTGSGADQGRCMAGNFLNSYPGAVGLTYGMDAISLTADRVITGVNMANDDYLNMRVYWDGDLLDEFMDSPGVERSPCVYKAPGQKEVHSGRSYDGSRCWMGEGNLNNSSKNNPGFLGDIIGDWREEIVVRAGDRLRIYTTSYESPWAITTLWADHEYRNAMTWQSVGYNQPPHPSFFLGELEGITKEPPAVVLEGRTEVSNGGTITTTDDHLLVSGYEDHTITVQDGAAPWVLTVNAPAWVKGSGSRQATSSTPKLPKQTVESFTTTFTGGAFGGATRLVKQGEGTMVLPNVVEKHTGNTDVWNGTLQFDGTMESSPVWLNRHTTLISNGGKFLGGLKAEYNATIFVGGKEHTGSLTVSTLDLNFGARLVMDITESATPGSTEGIDQLAITKLVVKTTDWSYGPRYKAPVIEFKTAGTLADGIYDLGTVGSVEGDVSALNLEGLGDNVTSALSIEEGHLKLKIEVMRESDIVTWNGTQGNNVWEQAVSEVFLRQGESAYSANGDDVIFNDEAANTSVTIKGRVTPRSVTFNNETKNYTINGDSIVGGAPIVKNGKGRVTFNNWNNTGNTTINGGTVIVSMLANNTGQRFGSLGNSASAIQLNDGATLQTNGVIITDQQLNVNGSVTVNVPSGKSVIFNKGIKGTGAIVTKAGSGSMEMMTGNTFARLIAKAGTVRSNHNSSVIDQTPSVVEFQGGVLEGANREATPYLTNNSDFVVNEGREGTFYAAFGGTYTGKLTGSGTFNVYTGGIRCYFDGDWSEFEGTIHTYKQNRQNKKSYDPIWAFRNSKGLPNARLYTHKDVRVSNEGKDIELGSVFGDGTLVGSGKWILGTNNQDLMLNTEIGVTYSRQDPYGGTIAKSTSPVVKRGTGILSIMVPGNINGALTVEQGTVAFNDAALNTLLIGSNALTVQNGGCASGQGLLNTLNVMSGGQLVPSASEFGDEVPGTIKTQALLNLRAGSTATFLLSKNANSTLQAAMLYVNGTVKVKLMNGYTPQLNDEFTLWTVNSTFKYAPTFDLPALPDGLYWDTSGLNNTTGVLRITDNPEAGVGSIASKSPVDCQVYTLGGTLLGTITTTKAEAALQARQLAKTAGTYIIKVHDGHRMETQKLVVK is encoded by the coding sequence ATGATGAAACGATTATTAATGATGTCATTCGTGGGCCTGTTCATGTTCTCTACTGCACAGGCTCAGCGAGTTGCTGATAAACTGTCGCGTGGTTTAGTTGCTATTCCACAAGGCGATAAAACCGGACAGGATTCACGCTATGGTACCACCGGTACCGGCAATTTCGTGTCTTGGCGCAAACTGGCCACCGACTATTATGATACAAAGTACAATCTGTATCGTAATGGTACGAAGGTGAACAGTGCACCTCTTTCTGTCACCAATTATCAGGACAACAGCGGAAATGCTTCCAGCAAGTATAAGGTGGTCCCTGTGGTTAAAGGTCAGGAAGTGTCACTCCAGGCTTCTGTCGAAGTTACCCCTTGGCCCCATCAGTATTGGGACATTCCAGTAAAGGAAGTTGTTGGGCGCGACGGAAACGTGTCGTCCGGCTATACCTTGAACGATTGTTCCGTGGCTGATGTAGATGGAGACGGTCAGATGGAATTTGTGGTAAAACGCCGCAACGATACCGGAAGTCTGAACACCACTGCAAACACAACCCATTTCAATCTTCATGAGTGTTATAAAATGGACGGCACCCGTCTGTGGTGGATTGATATGGGACCCAACCTGATGGCTGGCCCTGACGAGCAGTTCGACCTTATTCTCTACGACTGGGATGGTGACGGCAAGGCCGAGGCATTGATGCGTGGTGCCGACAATATGATTATCCATACCAAATCGGGTAAGGCTATCAATATTGGTAATATGAACTATTTTGCTCCTCGCGATGAATACACCCGTGAAGGCAATGAATACCTATTATATATAAATGGTGAGACCGGCGAACCTTATGGTTGGGATGGTTCCGACAACTGGACACCTCAGGCCTATCCGTTGCCCCGCTATGAACAGGGCGAGAGCGATTACACCACTGTGTGGGGTAAGAACGATACGGGCCATCGTGCCACAAAGCATTATTTCGGCGCCCCCTATCTGGATGGTCGTAAACCCAGCATTTTCTTAGGGCGCGGTTGTTATAGCCGACATAAGTTCTGTGCACTTGACGTTGATCCTGCAACCCATCAGCTGACCCAGCGCTGGCGCTGGAACTGCTATGATGGCAGTTCACCTTGGTTTGGTAATGGTTTCCATAATTTTGCCATTGCCGATGTCGATTTGGATGGGCGTGACGAAATCGTGTTCGGTTCGATGATGATTGATGATACCGGCTATGGACTGTCCACTACAGGTTTCGGACATGGCGATGCACAGCATTGCGGTGATCTTGACCCCTATCGTTGGGGAATGGAACAATTCGTTTGTTTGGAGAGTGCTTATGTGCCAGGTATTGCCTATATCGATGCAACTACCTCAACCTTGCGTTTCAGCACAGGTTCGGGTGCCGACCAGGGCCGTTGTATGGCAGGCAATTTCCTGAACTCCTATCCCGGAGCCGTTGGCCTCACTTATGGCATGGATGCTATCAGTCTGACCGCCGACCGTGTGATTACCGGTGTCAATATGGCTAACGATGACTATTTGAATATGCGCGTCTATTGGGATGGCGACCTGCTCGACGAGTTCATGGATTCTCCAGGCGTAGAGCGTTCGCCCTGTGTCTATAAGGCTCCTGGTCAGAAAGAAGTGCATAGTGGCAGGAGCTATGATGGCAGCCGTTGTTGGATGGGTGAAGGCAATTTGAACAATTCATCCAAAAACAATCCTGGTTTCTTAGGCGATATCATAGGCGACTGGCGTGAAGAGATTGTGGTGCGTGCAGGCGATCGCCTTCGTATCTATACCACCAGTTACGAGAGTCCATGGGCTATTACCACCCTCTGGGCCGACCATGAGTATCGTAATGCCATGACCTGGCAGTCGGTTGGCTATAATCAGCCTCCTCATCCCAGTTTCTTCCTTGGCGAACTGGAGGGCATCACCAAAGAACCGCCTGCTGTAGTGCTTGAAGGACGTACCGAGGTTTCCAATGGCGGTACCATCACTACAACTGATGACCATCTGCTGGTTTCCGGTTATGAAGACCATACTATCACTGTGCAGGATGGGGCCGCTCCCTGGGTGCTCACTGTCAATGCCCCTGCATGGGTGAAAGGTTCTGGCTCACGTCAGGCCACATCCTCTACCCCCAAACTTCCAAAACAGACTGTTGAAAGCTTCACAACCACCTTTACCGGTGGCGCTTTCGGTGGAGCAACCCGTTTGGTAAAGCAGGGCGAAGGCACCATGGTGCTGCCCAATGTCGTTGAAAAACATACCGGCAATACCGATGTGTGGAACGGAACCCTGCAGTTTGATGGCACCATGGAGTCATCGCCCGTATGGCTCAACCGTCACACTACGCTGATTTCCAATGGCGGAAAATTCCTTGGCGGTTTGAAGGCAGAATACAATGCTACCATCTTCGTTGGCGGCAAAGAGCATACCGGCAGTTTGACCGTCTCCACTCTTGACCTGAATTTCGGTGCCCGCTTGGTGATGGATATTACTGAGAGTGCTACCCCTGGTTCAACAGAAGGAATCGACCAATTGGCCATCACTAAACTGGTGGTGAAGACTACCGACTGGTCGTATGGTCCGCGCTATAAGGCTCCTGTGATCGAGTTCAAGACGGCAGGCACCTTGGCAGATGGTATCTATGACTTAGGAACAGTAGGAAGTGTAGAAGGTGACGTGTCTGCTCTCAATCTTGAGGGGCTTGGCGACAATGTTACATCTGCTTTGAGCATAGAGGAAGGCCATCTGAAGTTGAAGATTGAGGTGATGCGCGAATCGGATATCGTGACCTGGAATGGCACCCAAGGAAATAATGTATGGGAACAGGCCGTGAGCGAAGTGTTCCTTCGTCAGGGCGAGAGTGCCTATTCTGCCAATGGCGATGACGTTATTTTCAACGATGAGGCTGCCAATACCAGCGTGACTATTAAGGGTAGAGTGACCCCACGTTCCGTTACTTTCAACAATGAGACCAAGAACTATACTATTAATGGCGATAGCATTGTAGGCGGAGCTCCCATTGTGAAGAATGGTAAGGGTCGCGTCACCTTCAACAACTGGAACAACACAGGCAATACTACGATTAATGGCGGAACTGTAATTGTCAGCATGCTGGCCAATAATACTGGACAAAGATTCGGTTCGTTGGGCAACAGTGCCAGTGCTATTCAGTTGAACGACGGTGCCACCCTCCAAACCAATGGCGTGATCATCACCGACCAGCAGTTGAATGTCAATGGTAGTGTGACCGTCAATGTGCCTTCTGGCAAGAGTGTCATCTTCAATAAGGGAATCAAGGGCACGGGAGCTATCGTTACTAAAGCCGGTTCCGGTTCTATGGAAATGATGACCGGCAACACCTTCGCCCGATTGATTGCAAAGGCCGGAACGGTAAGGTCCAACCATAATAGCAGCGTTATAGACCAGACTCCCTCGGTGGTTGAATTCCAGGGTGGTGTGCTGGAAGGCGCCAATCGCGAGGCTACTCCCTATCTGACCAACAATTCCGATTTCGTGGTGAACGAAGGCCGTGAGGGTACTTTCTATGCCGCTTTTGGAGGCACCTATACAGGCAAGCTCACCGGTTCGGGAACCTTCAATGTATATACTGGAGGCATACGTTGCTATTTCGATGGCGACTGGAGTGAGTTCGAAGGCACCATCCACACCTATAAGCAGAACCGTCAGAACAAGAAATCGTACGATCCTATCTGGGCTTTCCGCAATAGCAAAGGCCTGCCCAATGCCAGACTCTACACCCACAAGGATGTGCGTGTGAGCAATGAAGGAAAAGACATCGAACTGGGTAGTGTCTTCGGCGATGGAACCTTGGTTGGTTCCGGTAAATGGATACTTGGAACAAACAATCAGGATCTTATGCTGAATACCGAGATTGGTGTTACCTACTCGCGTCAGGATCCTTATGGCGGTACCATTGCCAAGAGCACTTCGCCTGTTGTCAAACGCGGTACCGGCATCCTGTCAATCATGGTTCCAGGCAATATCAACGGCGCCCTGACCGTAGAGCAGGGCACAGTAGCCTTCAACGATGCTGCGCTGAATACTCTTTTGATTGGTTCGAATGCCTTAACGGTACAGAATGGCGGATGTGCGAGCGGACAAGGACTCCTGAACACCCTGAACGTAATGTCGGGTGGTCAGTTGGTGCCAAGTGCTTCAGAGTTTGGCGACGAGGTGCCAGGTACCATCAAGACACAGGCCCTCTTGAATCTGCGTGCTGGTTCTACAGCCACATTCCTCCTGTCAAAGAATGCCAATTCAACCCTTCAGGCCGCCATGCTCTATGTGAATGGAACCGTCAAGGTGAAGCTGATGAACGGCTATACACCTCAGTTGAATGATGAATTTACGCTGTGGACTGTGAACTCTACCTTCAAGTACGCCCCAACGTTCGATTTGCCGGCATTGCCCGACGGACTGTATTGGGATACCAGTGGCTTGAACAATACCACAGGTGTGCTCCGCATCACCGACAATCCCGAGGCTGGAGTGGGCAGTATTGCCAGCAAGTCGCCGGTAGATTGTCAGGTCTATACTCTTGGAGGCACTTTGCTGGGCACTATCACTACCACGAAAGCAGAGGCAGCCCTTCAAGCTCGCCAGTTGGCCAAAACGGCAGGCACCTATATCATCAAAGTGCATGACGGACATCGTATGGAGACTCAAAAATTGGTCGTAAAATAG
- a CDS encoding N-acetylmuramoyl-L-alanine amidase, whose protein sequence is MNTKRLFVFLMITCCFTAIFAAGKHKYTLVIDAGHGGKDAGACANRAMEKNINLSVALAFGRYVEQNCPDVRVIYTRKTDVFIPLHERAAIANRNKADVFVSIHTNSLPGKKPKLISGMETYTMGMRRSDEKLSAAKRENEVILIEKDYRQHYSGYDPRSPESMMIFEIMNETNMAESVELARLIQQYTSKSAGRPNKGVRQDAFLVLRETSMPACLVELGYITTPAEAAYLTNKSNVDRMGRGIYQAFVTFKNRKTGKPVPPLQVDEQEKVSNAPVDTNPQEKIQPSAPVTAPQEAPVEVIQETPVEAEKVKPQTVESEKVKPQTVETEKVIGNVPVFKVQLLVSSRPLKKNDAQLKGLKDVDSYKEGGLWKYTLGASTDYNEIYRLRKSVLDKFPQAFIIAFRNGEKIDASKAYQEFKLNKSAHK, encoded by the coding sequence ATGAACACGAAACGCCTGTTTGTATTCTTAATGATAACATGTTGTTTTACGGCTATCTTTGCAGCTGGAAAACATAAATATACCTTGGTGATTGATGCAGGACACGGCGGAAAGGATGCCGGAGCTTGTGCGAATCGTGCAATGGAGAAAAATATCAATCTGAGCGTGGCATTGGCTTTTGGACGTTATGTGGAACAGAACTGTCCTGATGTGAGGGTCATTTATACTCGAAAGACCGATGTGTTTATTCCCTTGCATGAACGCGCCGCTATTGCCAACAGAAATAAGGCCGATGTGTTCGTCTCTATTCATACCAATTCGCTGCCTGGTAAAAAGCCAAAGCTCATTTCGGGGATGGAGACCTATACAATGGGTATGCGCCGTAGCGATGAGAAACTGAGTGCAGCCAAGCGTGAGAATGAGGTAATCTTGATAGAGAAAGACTACCGTCAACATTATTCGGGCTATGACCCCCGTTCGCCAGAGAGCATGATGATCTTCGAAATTATGAACGAGACGAACATGGCTGAAAGTGTGGAATTGGCTCGATTGATACAACAATATACCAGTAAGTCTGCTGGACGACCGAACAAGGGGGTACGACAGGACGCTTTCCTGGTGTTGCGTGAGACATCAATGCCTGCCTGTTTGGTAGAGTTAGGATATATAACTACTCCTGCTGAGGCTGCCTATCTGACTAATAAATCGAATGTTGACCGTATGGGGCGTGGTATCTATCAGGCCTTTGTGACATTTAAAAATAGAAAAACTGGAAAACCGGTACCTCCGCTGCAAGTAGATGAGCAGGAAAAGGTATCAAATGCCCCTGTAGATACTAATCCTCAGGAGAAAATACAACCAAGTGCGCCTGTAACTGCTCCACAAGAAGCACCTGTTGAGGTCATACAAGAAACTCCTGTTGAAGCTGAGAAAGTAAAACCTCAGACAGTTGAAAGTGAGAAAGTAAAACCTCAGACAGTTGAAACTGAGAAAGTGATAGGGAATGTACCGGTGTTTAAGGTGCAGTTGTTAGTCAGCAGTCGTCCGCTGAAGAAAAATGATGCTCAGTTGAAGGGCTTGAAAGATGTTGATAGCTATAAGGAAGGCGGCCTTTGGAAATATACCTTGGGGGCCTCTACCGACTATAACGAGATTTACCGGTTGCGTAAGTCTGTACTGGACAAGTTTCCTCAAGCCTTTATCATCGCTTTTCGCAATGGCGAGAAAATAGATGCATCCAAGGCTTACCAAGAGTTTAAATTAAATAAAAGTGCCCATAAATAG